The DNA region CGCCGGCGGCGTCGAGCGCCGCGCGGTCCACCTCGCGCCCGAGCATGGCGAGGAGCGTCCCGCCGTCGGCGAGGTAGCGGGCGCCGAGCGGCACCCAGCGATCCGGATCCGCGAGCGCCCGCGACACCACCGCGTCCGCGCGCGGCAGCCCCTCGCGCTCCGGGTGGCCCTCGGCCCGCACGGCCACCCCGCGGACCCGCAGGTCGAGCTCCGCCGAGACCGCCTTCACGAAGGCGATCTTCTTCGCCACGCCGTCGCAGCAGGTGACGGACAGGTCGCGGCGCACGCACGCGAGCGGGATGCCGGGCAGTCCCGCGCCGCTCCCCACGTCGAGCAGCGTCCGGGCGCCGGCCACGAACGGAAGGAGCACCAGGCTGTCCACCAGGTGCTTCTCGGCGAGCTCCGCCGGCGCCGTGATGGCGGTGAGGTTGACCTTCCGGTTCCAGGCGAGGAGGCGGTCGGCGTAGCGCTCGAGGAGCGCCCGCGCCGCCGCGTCCACCGGGAGCCCGAGCGCCTCGATCCCGCGGGCCAGCGCCTCGTGGAAGGCCGCGTCCATGGCGGCGGCTAGGCCTTCCGGCCCCGCCGGCCGATGGCCGCGTCCACCTCGGCGAGGTGCTCGGCGAGGAACGCCTCGACGTCCGCGTCCTCGAGCCCGAGGTCGCGCAGCACGCCCTCGTAGACGAACTTGAAGCCCTCCCGGTACTGGTCGTCCTGCAGCGCGAAGGAGCGCCGCAGCACCGCGGCGGAGAAGAGCCGCTCCTCTCGCGTCTTCTCCTTCGCCAACGGCTACTCCTTCGCCCCGCGCTTCGCCGGGATCACGAGCAGCTGGCGGAAGATCCCCTCGCCCTCGCTGCGCGTCGAGACCTCGCCGCTCGCGACCAGCGCGAGGTGGATCTGCCGCCGCTCGCGCGGGCTGATGGGCGCGACCGCCAGCACCTCGCCCATCCGCACCGCCGCCGCCGCCAGCCGCGCCGCCATGGCCTCGACCGCCGGGTCCCCCTCCTCGCGGAAGCCGCCCACGTCGAGGTTCACCCACTTGCGACCGTCGGAGCGCGGGTTCACCACCCGGTTCACGAGGTACTGCGCCGCCTCGACGAGGGCGGACGAGAGCTCGAGCTGGTTCCCGGCGGCGGGCGTGACGGCGACGCCGATGGCCTCCGGCGTCTCCTTCACCTCGACCGCCACCTCGCCGCCCATCCGGCGGAACA from Anaeromyxobacter dehalogenans 2CP-C includes:
- the rsmG gene encoding 16S rRNA (guanine(527)-N(7))-methyltransferase RsmG, encoding MDAAFHEALARGIEALGLPVDAAARALLERYADRLLAWNRKVNLTAITAPAELAEKHLVDSLVLLPFVAGARTLLDVGSGAGLPGIPLACVRRDLSVTCCDGVAKKIAFVKAVSAELDLRVRGVAVRAEGHPEREGLPRADAVVSRALADPDRWVPLGARYLADGGTLLAMLGREVDRAALDAAGAAEGLTLVGLDVYELPVSHAARAVARWQRK
- a CDS encoding protein jag: MDERQPREGAPPPREAPEKVAAARSFLEELFRRMGGEVAVEVKETPEAIGVAVTPAAGNQLELSSALVEAAQYLVNRVVNPRSDGRKWVNLDVGGFREEGDPAVEAMAARLAAAAVRMGEVLAVAPISPRERRQIHLALVASGEVSTRSEGEGIFRQLLVIPAKRGAKE